From the Lathyrus oleraceus cultivar Zhongwan6 chromosome 3, CAAS_Psat_ZW6_1.0, whole genome shotgun sequence genome, the window caacgggcgatcctcccagttaaagcaggcttctcaaaaatgtacttgattggatccattttggatatcaaccaagtaatatgattaaacatatattggcgcagacgcttagcagcccaagccaatgcgcaacatgtcttttcaagcatagaatactgagtctcagagtcggtgaacttcttactgaggtagtaaattgcatattctttcttcctaGGTTGCTCTTattgaccaagaacacaacccatactctcttcaagcacagtcaaatacatgatcaaaggttttccttcaacaggcgaagacagaatcagaggctcaagcaaatattatttgatattgtcaaaagctttctggcaatcctaGAGCCAATCACAAGACcgatctttccgaagaagcttgaatataagCGCACATATGAtagtcatatgcgatataaatcttgaaatgtaattcaagcggctgagaaaacctttgacttgcttctaAGTTTTGGGTACAcgcatctcttgtattgctttgaccttggcaggatcaacctcaatacccttctcgctgacaataaatcccaacaacttactagagcgaacaccaaaagtacacttattgggattcaaacggagtttatactttttcaaacgctggaataacttcaacaaatgcttaacatgcTCTTCGTCATTCtttgatttggcaatcatgtcatcaacatagactcaatctatttatgcatcatatcatgaaaaagagtggtcatggctctctggtacgttgcaccagcaatctttaaaccgaaaggcatcactcgataacagaattttccccaaggtgtaatgaatgtggtcttctccatatcttcgggtgccatcttaatctgattataatcggaaaattcgtccataaacgaaacgactttgaatttagttgtattgtctaccaacatatcaatgtgtggcagaagaaaatcatctttcgggctgactttattcaaatctctataatcaacatacatacggacttttccatatttcttaggggcaggcacaatattggccatccattgcagatactcggaggtaacaaggaaactaacatcaatctgcttctgcacttcctccttaatcttcattgccatatcaggatgagttcttctcaacttctgcttgaccgacgggcattctggcttcaaagaCAATCTATGCTtcacaatatcagaatccaaactaggcatatcttgataggaccaagcaaacacgtcaGAATATTTAAGAAGAAGATCAACCAtccccttcttagcctctggacaaagttgagacccaatcttgacttccttcacatcatcttcagaacccaacTTGACTAATTAAATCTTCTCTTCAAACGGTTGAATGACTTTTTCTTTGAGCACAAGCAAACAGGATAACTCATCAGTCACTTCTTCATCATCgttctcttcctcagcttcaaacacagggaaatcaaagtttagagagggagtaggatcattacattcaatgggtatgagaaccaacctgcataatgatttgatattttgattttagagaagtggaatgcaaacaaatattatgcagatggaaagattattatttatttatgttttttgtgattaccattttcagaaaagtaaaaagtaaaaaaaaacatcatagacgtggatgaataaaattgtatttttattgatgataatattgaaatgcccaacaatgtttcacttctcccttaggcataggagaaggatgTTTCTTTAAAcaataaaacaaattactttgaatGGTGCATAACAACAGGAATGTCTACAtcaacccaattgttgcaagtctggctGTGTGTCACGAAGTTGGCGTaaacttcatcttcatcactgtcttcaataatggcagctaagtgttgatcatccttgtgaatgaaCCCCCAAATATGGAAAACTTCTTGCATAGCCTTGACATTTCCGTTGAAtggcccttgctgaaatcccagaTCATCCTTGTTCTTGTTTTCAACAACTTCTACAACGTGACCCCACTTGTCGGTGCTGCCAGCCTGAATAAATTCTTGTGCATCCTTCAGAGAAGTCATGGATGCCGCAGtcttcttcaattcatcagcaatagacaaagcttggaacggcgtcccaacttCTTCTTCAACGTCCACATAggtgaaagatgacaaatggctcaccaaaAGCGCTTTCTTCCCACCAACAACGACGCATTTTCCGTTCTTaacgaatttcaatttctgagGTAGAGTAAACGTCATAACAtcaacttcatgaatccatggtcttcccaacaaacagtcgtaggccgggtgaatatccattacttgaaaagtaatttgaatttcactcggacctatcttagCTGAAAGGTCCACCTCTCCAATGATAGTTTTTCAGGAACCGTCGAACGCTTTAACAACCACACCattgtacctcattggggcgccttgataagacAGTCTTGCTAAAGTTGACTTGGGCAACATATTGAATGatgaaccagtatcaaccaatacattggacaaAACGTCCTCTTTGAAATTCATTGAAATGTTGagtgccaagttgtgatttctaccttcctcaggaagttcctcatcacaaaagctcaaattattacaagaagtgatgttggcaacaatgtggtcaaactgatccacagtaacatcgtgctccaagtaggcttgctccaacactttcttcaaagcctctctatgcgcttcagaattcatcagcaatgaCAACATAAAATTCTTTGACGGtgtttgaagcaactgctccacaatgTTGAACTCACTTCTGTTGATCAAAagaagtacctcatcatcatcattagtaGGGGTGGAAAAACGGGTCGGGGCCCGTTGGGCCGACCCATGCACCCACACAAAAATGGCGGGCTGGGTTGGGATTTTGAGCCCGCCAACCCGTTTCGTCCGCCCCGCCAAAACAAAAATAACCGCGGGAGGAATACATAATGGGGCGGGGTTGGCCCGCTAGCCCgttaaaaaaaattgaaaaaaaaactACCTAAAAAATGTCCATGATCCATTTTGAAAAAAAAGGCATATGGCACAATAATAATATCCATTAAAAAAACTACAAATGAATAAAAGACTTAAATTTCTCTCACAACATCTGTAGTACTGCAGAAATCCTTTTCACATTGTCGTCGTCTTGCTAGCGGTGAATCTCTTTCAGCCTCCACTCCAAGTTCTTCTTTCATATATTATCTATTACATACATTGTCTATTACTGTAATTGATTGTCTATTACATACATTGTCTATTAAAATCTATTCTTCTTTATTACATACATTGCCTATTCCGCAAATTGCATACGATAATAGACAATTTCAGCTTTAATAATATATTACAAAATTGATTATAAAACTTTATTTTATAAAAACAAGAGAgtcaaatatatatatatatatatatatatatatatatatatatatatatatatatatatatatatatatatatatatataatgattATTATCTCGTTAATTTTTTAATCATTAATATATAGTActatataataaataaataatattttaatttataaatgATCATTGCATAACAGGGGAGAATAATACTATATTATTATACATAACATAATGTAATTTATATCGATAATATTACTATTAAATGAAATCAATTCCTTATAACTAATTGATATTAAACTTTAAACTTATTTAAAATGGTACTAAATCAATTAATACTTAGGGCTATATTACTGCTTATTATGTTGATAAAAATTGGAAGTTAAATAGGAAAATCCTCAACATTTGTCACATGCCTCCTCCTCACACTGGTTTTGAGTTGTTTAAAAGAATATCTGAGTTTTTGACTGATTGGGGAATAGAGAAGAAGATTTTTATCGTTACTCTGGATAATGCTTCTGCAAATGATGTCATGCAGCAAACTTTGAAGAGTCAACTAGCCTTACAAAATTGGTTGTTATGTAAAGGGGAGTTCTTTCATGTCCTTTGTTCTGCACATATCTTAAATCTAATTATGCAAGAGGGTCTTAAAGTAGCTTCTAGTGCTTTGCATAAGATTAGGGAAACCATTAAACATGTGAAAGGTTTAGAGAGTAGGATGGTAAAATTTAAGCAATGCATTGATATGGTTGGCAATATTGATATATCAAGTGGGTTGGTTACAAATGTGCCTACAAGATGGAATTCAACATATTTGATGCTTAAAAGTGCTCTTAAATATCAACGTGCATTTGAAAATCTTCATTGTTGCGATGCAAATTATACAAGTAGTCCTTTAAAAGAAGAGTGGGTGAGATTGAAAAAATGAGTAGGTTCTTGTTGCCATTTTATGAAATTACCACTTTGATGTCTGGAACAAGCTATCCCACTTCCAATTTGTACTTCTTGCAAATTTGGAAAATTCAACGTCTTTTGATAGACAACCAAAAAGATGTAGATgaaattataaataaaaaatggGTGAAAGCATTATTTTGAAATTTGAGAAGTATTGGGACGAATATAGTGTTTTTCTTGCATTTGGGGTTGTCTTAGATCCAAGAATGAAGTTGGACTCATTGGGATATTGTTATAAAGTGATTGATCCACTAAATTGGGAATTGAAGTTGGAAAACATAAAGCTGAAATTGTACAAGCTGTTTGCAGAATATTCTATTTCTTCTTCAAATGCTTCAAGTATTCCTCCTACTACCTCTTCAACTATGTCAACTGAGCCAAGCCTATTTGATGTAAGTTTTTTATTCATGATTTACTAATTGATTTCTTACAAATAATATGAAATTATGATTTAATAATTGGTTTCATTTAACTTTATGTTATTATTCAATTGTCATAATTTTAGGAAATTAGATTGGGTAGATAACAATCTAGTACAACTAAAAGAAATGGTCAAAGTCAGCTTGATATGTATTTGGAAGAGGCGGCCTTGGATCTTGATTACACAAAACATTTGGATGTACTACAATGGTGGAAGAACACTAGACATAAATTTCCCGAACTTTCAGTAATGACTCGAGACTTGTTAACCATTCCTATTACCATTGTTGCATCCGAATCTTCCTTTAGTATTGGTTCTAGAGTGCTTAACAAGTATAGAAATCGACTATTGTCTGAAAATGTTGAAGCATTGCTTTGTTCTCGCAATTGGTTGCATGcctttgatgatgatgataattaTTTTTAGTATCAATATAGTTATCTactattttttaatattttttttataaccatttaatttatttcattattttataATGCAGATGGAAATGATGATGACAATGAAGATGAAAAAGAAGGTTCAACTTGTTCTAAGAGTGCATCTAATATTCTTGACCTTGATGATTATAATTTAGTTTTAGAATGCTTCACTCTTATTTTGTTAGGCAATGATATTATGGTTTTGGTTGGTTaaacttaaactttgatgttGTACTTAATACTTATTATGGTTTTGGTTGGTTGAACTTAAACTTTGGTTGCTTGATGGTTAAAAGTTAATGGTTGCTTGATGGTTTAacttaaatatttattttggttGGTTGAAACTTGAAAGTTAATACTTGTTGATGATTCTACGTCTATTTTAGGTAAATACTTGTTGAAGGTTCTATTTTTGATTGAAGGGTAATACCTTGATGGTTTTAGTCTTTTGCTGTTTATACTTTCTAATTGTTGGTTTGATGTTTTCTTATTGAAATGTAAAAAAAAATCCTTTTAATTtctttaaaaaatgaaaataaaataaaatgaaaaaagatgGGCAAGCCCGTCGCCTGCCAACCCGCCACCTTGGTGGGGCGGGCTAGATTTTCATGCCCATTTCAACTTGGCGGGCATGCCCGCTGTCATACCCCAATTCtgtccgggcattttaaaaaattcataaattcgatttttatttcaatttgcatcatatacacagcatgacatgcattccatcataaataataactaaaatatcagtcagaataaatttattgaaaatgcagacaaatcggttgaataGTTTCTTAAGAACATGCAAAtatcagcgggtaaaaagtttcaaaattaaaattgcagacgccagtattattaatctacggttcacgcagtttaacctggtgtgctaATTACATTTTTCAGCGGCTGTTTTGGTTGCGCTTTGACCCGCCTGAGtcttttaaccggtgcaaatctatttcaaaatttaacgaaacgctgtattttttcaataagtatattttgtgaTGATAATTTTAGTGTAcccgatttaatttttcgagcaaatttaTATCTGATCCCTATTTATAATCGGTCACTATTTTTTAgtttagttatttaattaaagtaattagtttttttttttaaaaatcaaatatTGATTAGAAATTTTATAAGTATATTTCcttaaataaataataattatttgaaaaaaataaatatctgtaacacctcaaaattttccctcctctcttgggactagtttagcatattgcatttcatattttagggctTTAGGCATGGCATAgtgcatatcatgtgaaaataagaagatcatcctccaaagtcttttcagaagattggaagttacatgattcaagcctgagggtttcttcaagaattgatcatcaaccatctgagggtttgtgcttcagttagggttttcctgatcct encodes:
- the LOC127129432 gene encoding zinc finger BED domain-containing protein RICESLEEPER 2-like codes for the protein MPPPHTGFELFKRISEFLTDWGIEKKIFIVTLDNASANDVMQQTLKSQLALQNWLLCKGEFFHVLCSAHILNLIMQEGLKVASSALHKIRETIKHVKGLESRMVKFKQCIDMVGNIDISSGLVTNVPTRWNSTYLMLKSALKYQRAFENLHCCDANYTSSPLKEEWVRLKK